The Alphaproteobacteria bacterium genome contains a region encoding:
- a CDS encoding EAL domain-containing protein: protein MKPPAPLRQNAERRPPTFLGVWLRVGVVAFGAALVLPVEAFAATAGLESVPVVVLVAGLGLALSFLVAVAAAVTTLLRQSRDAANEARRLNALLDVLDEGVAVCTGMQAVAVNTSLCRLIGIDRDDVGHLMISSFIADADVIERLLGEGELRLDTDITNRDGATIAVEIAARTISYSDGAARLLEFRDVGERKHTQARVSFLAHHDPLTSLPNRELMRARLNEAVERAAANGTAFAVLWIDLDHFKDINDIHGHVVGDQILRIVAEKLKFEMPADTVIARLGGDEFVVLCQVNDALEARLIGQQLRRLLNRPIEVGEKSLVSGASIGVAVYPDDATDAEDLLKNADLALYHAKAEGRGRCRHFTEELGNERQRRMALSEQLRGAIENGDIQAFFQPLVRARDMRVVGFETLGRWFHPELGAIPPPEFVRIAEENGLINPLTNLIMRRAIDAAKQWPHDVRVSVNVSPLQINSELVDQVRDIIKESGLDPHRLELEVTEDVLIKDFEQTASMFSRLRALGIQVAMDDFGAGYTSMANLRRLNFDRLKIDRIFTMELPSHRRASAIVRSMFVLARELDLDVTVEGVETYEQFAFLSQEGNCELQGYLFSPPKPASAWTDPAVLQFAPPSPRKTEPAVAPALKIVAQQAKRAS from the coding sequence GTGAAACCGCCGGCCCCGCTGAGGCAGAACGCCGAGCGCCGCCCGCCGACCTTCCTCGGCGTGTGGTTGCGCGTGGGCGTGGTTGCCTTCGGCGCAGCCCTGGTTCTACCGGTTGAGGCGTTCGCCGCGACCGCGGGGCTCGAATCCGTGCCCGTCGTTGTCCTGGTGGCCGGCCTCGGGCTTGCCCTCTCATTCCTGGTCGCCGTGGCGGCGGCGGTGACGACGCTGCTGCGCCAATCGCGCGACGCGGCGAACGAAGCGCGCCGCCTCAATGCGCTGCTCGACGTGCTGGACGAAGGCGTCGCGGTGTGCACCGGCATGCAGGCCGTCGCGGTGAATACCAGCCTCTGCCGGCTGATCGGCATCGATCGCGACGATGTCGGACACCTGATGATCTCCTCGTTCATCGCCGACGCCGACGTCATCGAGCGCCTGCTCGGCGAAGGCGAGCTGCGGCTCGATACCGACATCACCAATCGCGACGGCGCGACCATTGCGGTGGAAATCGCCGCGCGCACCATTTCCTACAGCGACGGCGCGGCGCGCCTGCTCGAATTCCGCGACGTCGGCGAGCGCAAGCACACGCAGGCGCGCGTCTCGTTCCTGGCCCATCACGATCCCCTCACCTCGCTGCCTAATCGCGAACTGATGCGCGCGCGGCTCAACGAGGCGGTGGAGCGCGCGGCCGCTAACGGCACCGCCTTTGCGGTGCTCTGGATCGATCTCGATCACTTCAAGGACATCAACGACATCCACGGCCACGTGGTCGGCGACCAGATCCTGCGCATTGTCGCCGAGAAGCTGAAATTCGAGATGCCCGCCGACACCGTGATCGCGCGGCTTGGCGGCGACGAGTTCGTCGTGCTCTGCCAGGTCAACGATGCGCTGGAGGCGCGGCTGATCGGGCAGCAACTTCGCCGCCTGCTGAATCGGCCGATCGAGGTGGGAGAGAAATCTCTGGTCTCGGGCGCCTCGATCGGTGTCGCGGTCTATCCGGACGATGCGACAGACGCCGAAGACCTGCTCAAGAACGCGGACCTTGCGCTCTATCACGCCAAGGCGGAAGGACGCGGCCGTTGCCGCCATTTCACCGAGGAGCTCGGCAACGAGCGCCAGCGCCGCATGGCGCTGAGCGAGCAGCTGCGCGGCGCAATCGAGAATGGCGACATCCAGGCCTTTTTCCAGCCGCTGGTCCGCGCGCGCGACATGCGCGTCGTGGGTTTCGAGACGCTGGGCCGCTGGTTCCACCCCGAACTGGGCGCGATCCCGCCGCCCGAATTCGTCAGGATCGCGGAGGAAAACGGCCTGATCAATCCGCTGACCAACCTGATCATGCGCCGCGCGATCGACGCCGCCAAGCAGTGGCCACACGACGTGCGCGTGTCGGTGAACGTGTCGCCGCTGCAGATCAACAGCGAGCTGGTCGATCAGGTGCGCGACATCATCAAGGAGAGCGGGCTCGATCCGCACCGCCTCGAGCTGGAGGTTACCGAGGACGTCCTGATCAAGGACTTCGAGCAGACCGCCAGCATGTTCTCGCGCCTGCGTGCGCTCGGCATCCAGGTGGCGATGGACGATTTCGGCGCCGGCTACACCTCGATGGCCAACCTGAGGCGGCTCAATTTCGACCGGCTCAAGATCGACCGCATCTTCACCATGGAATTGCCGAGCCACCGCCGCGCCTCGGCGATCGTGCGCTCGATGTTCGTGCTGGCGCGTGAACTCGATCTCGATGTCACGGTCGAGGGCGTGGAAACCTACGAGCAGTTCGCGTTCCTGAGCCAGGAGGGCAACTGCGAGCTGCAGGGATATCTGTTCAGCCCGCCCAAGCCCGCTTCCGCATGGACCGACCCGGCCGTCTTGCAGTTTGCACCGCCATCACCGCGCAAAACCGAGCCGGCCGTGGCGCCAGCGCTCAAAATCGTCGCGCAGCAGGCAAAGCGCGCCTCCTAG
- a CDS encoding substrate-binding domain-containing protein gives MPIATRLLLAIPFAVIGLSAQAGDLSVVGTGDGIDLLRALGAAYTADHPDTNVIVPPSIGSGGGIAAVSSNKEVLARAARPLSDSEKEVGLIATPVFRLPSAFFVHRSAGVASLTSAQLADVYSGKVTNWKDVGGQDVRIKVVRREDADSTLQVLRQSMPGWKNLAITDKSKTAVTTQDCIDTVKEVPGAIGFGPFTKALEMELAVLKIDGHYPTDLNYPSAVTLTFVHKDSTVTPDAKQFIAYAKTSKAKTVLTSMGGVPVIQ, from the coding sequence ATGCCCATTGCGACGCGCCTGCTGCTGGCCATTCCGTTTGCCGTCATCGGTCTGAGCGCCCAGGCCGGAGACCTGTCCGTCGTCGGGACCGGCGACGGTATCGACCTCCTGCGTGCACTCGGCGCCGCCTACACCGCCGATCACCCCGATACGAACGTCATCGTTCCCCCCAGCATCGGTTCGGGCGGCGGCATCGCGGCTGTCAGCTCCAACAAGGAAGTGCTGGCGCGTGCAGCGCGCCCGCTCTCCGACTCCGAGAAGGAGGTCGGCCTGATCGCGACGCCGGTGTTCCGTCTGCCCTCGGCCTTCTTCGTGCATCGCTCGGCCGGGGTGGCGAGCCTCACCAGCGCGCAGCTTGCGGATGTCTACAGCGGCAAGGTCACGAACTGGAAGGATGTCGGCGGTCAGGATGTCCGCATCAAGGTCGTGCGGCGTGAGGATGCCGACTCCACCTTGCAGGTGCTGCGTCAGTCGATGCCGGGCTGGAAGAATCTTGCGATCACCGACAAATCGAAGACCGCCGTCACCACGCAGGACTGTATCGACACCGTCAAGGAAGTGCCGGGTGCGATCGGCTTCGGTCCGTTCACCAAGGCGCTCGAGATGGAACTCGCGGTGCTCAAGATCGACGGCCACTATCCGACCGACCTGAACTATCCGAGCGCCGTAACCCTGACGTTCGTGCACAAGGACTCGACGGTAACGCCTGACGCCAAGCAGTTCATCGCATATGCGAAGACCAGCAAGGCAAAGACCGTCCTCACCAGCATGGGCGGAGTTCCTGTGATCCAGTAG
- a CDS encoding methyl-accepting chemotaxis protein has product MLRLSSLSTRLIIAVVATATAAFAASFGLTIVRLDQGLARQAEQLSRLSEEKLSQRLDGEARLAGARVETLFNAVGSRLESIAQRADVVKAISSANVVAISELLGRAAQAADIDGILVVDTRLQVFGAYSDKVDIVGANRALQDSPLAQDIQAIVADNDRKKPRVVRRAIALDEEAAVALGARDKAPLAFVVAEPIFDDFGDVFAALVAHRSLRPQERVLEEFSRLEGAGLAVMASEGSISTAGFEGQPGGLSSTPDSSLLHSTDGRFWSRCEPIFGLWRICALAPVTELHALRNELVRIGEMEGRSLALWLIVAAVTSVVIFAGIMLLLSQRITRPLVQITEAVRAVARGDWKSEVTGTKRPDEVGDIARAVIVLQRSLQERDRLRSDVAHAESVKKRREALEDAIRRFDRIMRSVLLSVSNSVETMDETARELARVSAVAEGEAVEAAFVSESTVSNVSSVRSATERLSAAISETVDGIRQTADVIALSSTAAQSASASAEGLARTASEIDAIIRAVAEIAAQTNALALNATVQVSRAAGGGNFAGVVSDIKTLASRIADTNEDITRRLSAIRGATGETVGSVRGIVQKLDIVLHQTRTIALAMERQDAVTREIAESMTAAANGSINVSSSVERLKATIEDARGASMKVVTKATDMADEAHRLDSTVKSFLREVTA; this is encoded by the coding sequence TTGCTGCGCCTCTCATCGCTCAGTACCCGGCTGATCATTGCCGTCGTCGCGACCGCGACGGCGGCTTTTGCGGCATCGTTCGGACTGACGATCGTCCGGCTCGATCAGGGCCTGGCGCGGCAAGCCGAGCAACTGAGCCGCCTTTCTGAGGAGAAGCTCTCCCAGCGGCTCGACGGCGAGGCCCGGCTTGCCGGCGCGCGCGTGGAGACGCTGTTCAACGCGGTCGGCTCGCGCCTTGAAAGCATCGCGCAGCGCGCTGACGTGGTGAAGGCGATCTCGTCGGCGAACGTGGTCGCGATCAGCGAACTGCTTGGACGCGCCGCGCAGGCGGCCGACATCGACGGCATTCTCGTCGTCGACACGCGGCTGCAGGTGTTCGGCGCTTACAGTGACAAGGTCGACATCGTCGGGGCGAACCGGGCGCTGCAGGACAGCCCGCTCGCCCAGGACATTCAGGCGATCGTCGCCGATAACGACCGCAAGAAGCCCCGCGTCGTGCGCCGCGCTATCGCGCTCGACGAAGAGGCAGCGGTCGCGCTCGGCGCGCGCGACAAAGCGCCGCTGGCCTTCGTCGTGGCCGAGCCGATCTTCGATGATTTTGGGGACGTCTTCGCCGCACTGGTAGCCCACCGCTCGCTGCGGCCGCAGGAAAGGGTCCTCGAAGAATTCTCGCGTCTCGAGGGTGCCGGGCTCGCCGTGATGGCCAGTGAGGGGTCGATTTCGACCGCGGGATTTGAGGGCCAGCCGGGCGGACTTTCCTCCACTCCGGATTCGAGCTTGTTGCACAGCACGGACGGCCGCTTCTGGTCGCGCTGCGAGCCGATTTTCGGGCTATGGCGCATCTGTGCGCTTGCCCCGGTTACGGAGCTTCACGCGCTGCGCAACGAGCTGGTCCGCATCGGCGAGATGGAAGGCCGATCGCTGGCTCTGTGGCTGATTGTCGCGGCCGTCACGTCGGTGGTGATCTTCGCCGGGATCATGCTGCTCCTGTCGCAGCGCATTACCCGGCCCCTGGTGCAGATCACCGAGGCCGTGCGCGCGGTTGCGCGCGGCGACTGGAAGTCCGAGGTGACGGGCACCAAGCGCCCGGACGAAGTCGGCGACATCGCGCGCGCCGTCATCGTGCTGCAGCGCTCGCTGCAGGAGCGCGACCGGCTGCGCTCCGACGTCGCGCATGCCGAAAGCGTCAAGAAACGCCGCGAGGCCCTGGAAGACGCGATCCGCCGCTTCGATCGCATCATGCGTTCGGTGCTGCTGAGCGTGTCCAACAGCGTCGAGACCATGGACGAGACCGCGCGCGAGCTTGCGCGCGTCTCGGCGGTCGCGGAAGGCGAGGCGGTCGAGGCTGCGTTCGTCTCCGAGAGCACCGTGTCGAACGTGTCGTCCGTGCGCTCGGCGACCGAGCGGTTGAGCGCGGCGATCTCGGAGACGGTCGACGGCATTCGTCAGACGGCCGACGTGATCGCGCTCTCGAGCACGGCGGCACAATCGGCCTCGGCAAGCGCCGAGGGGCTCGCCCGCACCGCCTCCGAGATCGATGCGATCATCCGCGCCGTTGCGGAGATTGCGGCGCAGACGAATGCGCTGGCGCTCAACGCCACCGTACAGGTCTCGCGCGCCGCAGGCGGCGGCAATTTCGCCGGCGTCGTCAGCGACATCAAGACGCTGGCGAGCCGCATCGCCGACACCAATGAGGACATCACGCGCCGCCTCTCGGCAATCCGCGGCGCAACCGGCGAGACGGTCGGGTCGGTGCGCGGCATCGTCCAGAAGCTCGACATCGTGCTGCATCAGACGCGGACGATTGCGCTTGCGATGGAACGGCAGGACGCGGTCACGCGCGAGATCGCCGAAAGCATGACGGCCGCGGCGAACGGCTCGATCAACGTGTCGTCGAGCGTCGAGCGG